Genomic segment of Deinococcus planocerae:
GGGCGGCGAGGGCGAGATGCAGGCCAAGGGTCTCCTCCAGGCCGAACTCCGCAGCGTGGGCGGCGAGATCATCACCTCGGCGGACGCCTCCCGCCTCCCCGCCGGGAATGCGCTGGCCGTCGAGCGCGAGGAGTTCAGCGCCCGCGTCACCCGCGCCGTCCGCGAGCACCCCCTCATCGAGGTCGTGGAAGGTGAGGTCGAGCGGGTGCCCGAGGGGATCGCGGTCATCGCCTCCGGGCCGCTGACCTCCGACGCGCTGGCCCAGGACCTCGCCCGCCTGACCGGGAGCGAGCGGCTGAGCTTCTACGACGCCGCCGCGCCCGTGATCGCCTTCGAGAGCATTGACCTGGAAAAGGCGTGGCGGGCCGGACGTTACGACCAGAGTGCCGACTACATCAACTGCCCCTTCACCAAGGAGGAGTACCTCCGTTTCTTCGAGGCGCTGGAGCAGGCCCGCAGCCACACGCCGCACGACTGGGAGAAGCTCGAATTCTTCGAGGGCTGTATGCCCATCGAGGAGATCGCCCGCCGCGGCGTGGACACCCCCCGCTTCGGCCCGATGTCGCCCAAGGGCCTGGACGACCCCCGCACCGGACGCTGGCCCTACGCCGTCGCCCAACTGCGCCAGGAGGACCGCGAGGGGAGGTTGTGGTCCCTCGTCGGCTTCCAGACGGGGCTGAAGTGGGGTGACCAGAAGGCGGTCGTGCAACTCATCCCGGGTCTGGAGAACGCCGAGGTCGTCCGCTACGGGGTGATGCATCGCAACACGTACCTCAACGCGCCGGAGGTGTTGGACTCCACGCTGGCGCTCCGCGCCGATCCCACCAAGTTCGTCGCGGGGGTGCTGGCGGGCACCGAGGGCTATCTGGAATCGGCGGCGACGGGGTGGCTGGCCGGACTGAATGCCGCGCGGCTCGCCCTCGGTCATCAGCCTCTCACCCCGCCCGCCGAGTCCATGCTGGGCGGCCTGGTGCGCTACCTCGCCTCCGCCAACGCCAGGGGGTTCCAACCCATGAACGTGAACTGGGCGCTCGTCCCTGAAATCCCCGTTCCCGAAGGCCGCCGCAAGCTCGGCAAGCGGGAGAAACGCCCGGTGATGTTCCGCCGGGGCCTGGACGCCTTCATGGACTGGGCGGGAGAGGAGGCAGGGCTCAGCGTCACGCCGCCTCCCGAGCCCCAGCCTGCCCCCGAGGCCGAGGAACAGGCCGCGCCTGTCTTAAGGTAATGGGGGAAGTGAGGGGACCGTACGCCTTCCCCAGACGACCTGGCCCTCCCCGTCCGGCGACTTCGACAACGCGGCGGTAGACTCTTTCCCGATGGAGATCGGGGCGACCGTGGTGGGGCGCTACGTGCTGCGCGCCCTGGTGGGGGAAGGCGGCAGCGCGAAGGTGTACCGCGCCCTGGACACCCACCTCGACCGCGAGGTGGCCGTCAAGGTGCTCCACCCCCACACCTCCGACGCCGAACGCGCCCGCTTCCTGCGGGAGGTGCGGACCCTCGCGCGGCTGACCCACCCCGGGGTGGTGCCTGTCCTCGACCTGGGCGAGACGCGGGAGGAGAGCGGGGCGGAGCGGGTCTTTTTCACCATGCCGCTCCTGGCAGGCGGGCCGATCACCGCGCTGGGGCCGCTGGAGGACGCGCCCGGACCGCTGGCCCACTTTCTGACTGCCGCCGCCTTCGCCTCGCGGGCGCTGGCCCACATCCACGGCCACGGGATCGTCCACCGCGACCTGACGCCCGGCAACGTCCTGCTCGACGACGCCCGGCTGCCGCGCATCATGGACTTCGGGCTGGTGGCCCTCTCGGACCACACCCGGCACCTCACCCGCTCGGGGGTCACGTTGGGCACGCCCGCCTACATGGCCCCCGAGCAGGCGCGCGGGGTGGGGGTGGGGCCGCGCAGCGACCTGTACGCGCTCGGCGCCGTGCTGTACCGGGTGGCCTGCGGGAGCCCGCCCTTCGTGGGTGACAGCGACCAGAGCGTCCTCTACCAGCACGTGTACGAGCCGCCGCCCGATCCCCGGGAGCTGAACCCCGCCGTGCCCGACGCCGTCGCCCGCGTGCTGCTGGCCCTCCTCGCCAAGGGGCCGGAGGACCGCCCCGGAAGCGGCGAGGCGGTCACGCACCTGTGGGACCTCGCCCGGCGGGACGTGTGGACGCGGCACGCCCGGGGGCAGTACCGGGGAGGCCGCGCCCGCACCGGCGAGCACCCCGACGGCCCGGCCCGGGTGGAGGGATTGCGCGAGGCCTGGAGCGTGGCCCTTCCCGGCGAGGTGACCTGGCCCGCCGCCGTGGTGGGGGAGGGGGACCTCGTGGCGGTGGGGACGCGGGGGGGGCAGCTCGTCCTGACCCACGCCTCCGGGCGGCCCTACGCGACCTACGCGGCGCGCGACGAGGTGACGGCCCCGGCGACCTTCATCGGCGGGGCGGTGCTGTATGGGGGCTGGGACGGCACCCTGCGGCGGGTGCGGCTCGGGGACGGGGCGGAGGGCTGGCTCCACCAGGCGCGGGCCGAGTTCACGGGGGCGCCGACCCTTTGGGGCGAGCGGGTGCTCGCCACCAGCCGCGACGGGCACCTCCACGCCCTGCACGCGGCGAGCGGCGAACTCGCCTGGGCCTACCGGGCGGCGGGGCCGGTGGCGGCGAGCCCCGTCGTGTGGGCGGGGGCGGCGCTGCTGTGCGACGAGAACGGCTGGCTGCACGCCCTCGACGCGCGGGAGGGCACGCCGCTGTGGAAGGTGGAGGTCGGCACGGTCCACGCCACGCCCGCCCTCGCGCCGACCGGGCCGGGGGAGGCGACCCTGATCGTCCCCACCTGGCCCGGCGAGGTGCACGCCCTGAGCCTGAGCGCGGCGTCGGGGCGCGCGGCGCTCGCCCAGCCCGAGCCCACCCTCTGGACCTACGACGTGGAGGACGAGATCTGGGCCGCCCCGGCGGTGACCGGGAACCTCGCCGTCGTGGCCGGGTGGGGGGGCACGGTGCGGGCCCTGAGGCTGTCCGACGGTGAGGACGTGTGGGCGTTCGCGCTGGGGGGCCGCGTGACCGCCAGCCCCGTGGTGAGTGCCGGGCTCGTCTTCCTGGCCTCCGAGGAGGGCGAACTCGTCGCGCTCGACGTGCGGAGCGGAAAGGTGCGCTGGCGCCGCCAGGAGCGCGAGGGGGTGCAGGCCACGCCGCTCGCCGCCGGGGGGACGCTGTACGTGGCCTTCATGAACGGGACCCTGCGGGCCTACCGGGGGGGGCCGGAGGAGCACGGCACCGGAACCTGAGGGCTTCGCCGAACGACGAGCCCCCTGACGTTTGTCTCGGCAGGCGAGGGTAGACTTCTGGCAGGACGCCGCTCCCCACGCTCCGTCCATGCCACGGAGGAACCCATATGCCCAACATCGGACCCGGTGAACTCCTCGTCATTCTCCTGATCGCGCTGCTCGTCTTCGGCCCGAAGAAACTGCCCGACCTCGGCAAGAGCCTCGGCGCGGGCATCCGCGAGTTCCGCCGGGGCACCCAGGGCCTCAAGGAGGAGCTTGAGGGCAGCTTCCGCGAGACGCCCCCCGCCCCTCAGCCCGCCCCCGTGCAGACGGTGGTCGCCAGCGCCGCGCCCCAGCCCGTGCAGGCTGTCACCCCCCAGGCCGTGACGCCCCAGGCGGTGAAGCCCACCCCCGACGACCCCCAGCGGGGCTGACCCCCCACCACCCACCGCCGCCCTCCTGACCACCGGGGGCGGCGTTTCCGTTGCCCTGTACCCCCATCGTGGGGGGTCGAAAAGACGCTCCAGAACGCGAGTTTGCCCGACGGGGAGGGGACGCCCTTCGCTACACTGCGCCCGTGACCTTGCAAGAGATGACGGCACCCCAGGACGAGACCGGCGAGACGCGGCGTGTGGCGGGACACCTCCCGCCGAGGGGCTGATGCTCGCCCGCGCCCGCAGCGTCGCCCTGATCGGCGTGGACGCCGTGCCCGTCGAGGTCGAGGTCGATGTCTCCCCGGGCCTGCCCGCCTTCGCCATCGTTGGCCTTCCTGACCAGGCGGTCAGCGAGGCGCGTGAGCGGGTCCGGGCCGCCGTCCGCAACGCGGGGCTGCCTTTCCCGGCGGCCCGCATCACGGTCAATCTCGCGCCCGCCGACCTGCGCAAGGAGGGGCCGCTGTACGACCTGCCCATCGCGCTCGGGCTGCTCGCCGCGCAGGAGTTGCTGCCCGCCTCCGCGCTCGCGGGCGTGGTGAGCGCCGGGGAACTCGCCCTCGACGGGTCGCTGCGGCCCATCGCCGGGGCGGTGAACCTCGCCCTGCTCGCCGCGCAGGAACGCCTGCCCGCCCTGCTGCCCGCGGGCAACGCTTCCGAGGCGGCCCTGATCGACGGGGTGCGGGTGTACGGGGCGCGGACCCTGGAGGACGCGGTGCGCCACCTCACCGGCCAGACCCTCCTTCCCGAGGTCGCCCCGCCCGAGCCCGCCGCCTCGGAGGACACCCTCCTCGACCTCGCCGACCTCAAGGGGCAGACGGCGGCGAAGCGCGCGCTGGAGATCGCCGTCGCGGGTGGGCACAACCTGCTCCTCGTCGGCTCGCCGGGGAGCGGCAAGACCATGCTCGCCCGCCGCGCCCCTGGCCTGACCCCGCCCCTCACCCGTGCCGAGGCGCTGGAGGTCACCCGCATCCACTCCGCCGCCGGACTGCTCGCCGCCCGGGGAGGGCTCGTCGGGCAGGCGCCGTACAGAGCCCCGCACCACACCGTCTCGGACGCCGGGCTGATCGGGGGTGGCGGCGTGCCCAAGCCCGGCGAGGTGTCGCTCGCGCACCGGGGCGTCCTCTTCCTCGACGAATTTCCCGAGTTCTCCCGCAAGGCGCTCGAAACCCTGCGGCAGCCCCTGGAGGACGGGCACGTCACGATCAGCCGCGCCCGCGCGACCGTGAGCTACCCCGCCCGCTTCCAGCTCATCGCGGCCATGAACCCTTGCCCCTGCG
This window contains:
- the tatA gene encoding twin-arginine translocase TatA/TatE family subunit, with protein sequence MPNIGPGELLVILLIALLVFGPKKLPDLGKSLGAGIREFRRGTQGLKEELEGSFRETPPAPQPAPVQTVVASAAPQPVQAVTPQAVTPQAVKPTPDDPQRG
- a CDS encoding YifB family Mg chelatase-like AAA ATPase codes for the protein MLARARSVALIGVDAVPVEVEVDVSPGLPAFAIVGLPDQAVSEARERVRAAVRNAGLPFPAARITVNLAPADLRKEGPLYDLPIALGLLAAQELLPASALAGVVSAGELALDGSLRPIAGAVNLALLAAQERLPALLPAGNASEAALIDGVRVYGARTLEDAVRHLTGQTLLPEVAPPEPAASEDTLLDLADLKGQTAAKRALEIAVAGGHNLLLVGSPGSGKTMLARRAPGLTPPLTRAEALEVTRIHSAAGLLAARGGLVGQAPYRAPHHTVSDAGLIGGGGVPKPGEVSLAHRGVLFLDEFPEFSRKALETLRQPLEDGHVTISRARATVSYPARFQLIAAMNPCPCGHHGDPEKACKCTPVEHTRYAGRLSGPLLDRIDLTVKVPRLTVDELSRAPETEGSAQVRARVARAREAMLARQGGRNSDLGGQALRRHAALRPGPDAFLRAAARQLNLTGRGFDRVLRVSRTVADLAGSADITEAHLAEAVTYRPRELA
- the trmFO gene encoding methylenetetrahydrofolate--tRNA-(uracil(54)-C(5))-methyltransferase (FADH(2)-oxidizing) TrmFO, with protein sequence MSFPEITVIGAGLAGSQSALAAARAGVRVRLHEMRPVKMTPAHRSGNFAELVCSNSLGGEGEMQAKGLLQAELRSVGGEIITSADASRLPAGNALAVEREEFSARVTRAVREHPLIEVVEGEVERVPEGIAVIASGPLTSDALAQDLARLTGSERLSFYDAAAPVIAFESIDLEKAWRAGRYDQSADYINCPFTKEEYLRFFEALEQARSHTPHDWEKLEFFEGCMPIEEIARRGVDTPRFGPMSPKGLDDPRTGRWPYAVAQLRQEDREGRLWSLVGFQTGLKWGDQKAVVQLIPGLENAEVVRYGVMHRNTYLNAPEVLDSTLALRADPTKFVAGVLAGTEGYLESAATGWLAGLNAARLALGHQPLTPPAESMLGGLVRYLASANARGFQPMNVNWALVPEIPVPEGRRKLGKREKRPVMFRRGLDAFMDWAGEEAGLSVTPPPEPQPAPEAEEQAAPVLR
- a CDS encoding serine/threonine-protein kinase, which translates into the protein MEIGATVVGRYVLRALVGEGGSAKVYRALDTHLDREVAVKVLHPHTSDAERARFLREVRTLARLTHPGVVPVLDLGETREESGAERVFFTMPLLAGGPITALGPLEDAPGPLAHFLTAAAFASRALAHIHGHGIVHRDLTPGNVLLDDARLPRIMDFGLVALSDHTRHLTRSGVTLGTPAYMAPEQARGVGVGPRSDLYALGAVLYRVACGSPPFVGDSDQSVLYQHVYEPPPDPRELNPAVPDAVARVLLALLAKGPEDRPGSGEAVTHLWDLARRDVWTRHARGQYRGGRARTGEHPDGPARVEGLREAWSVALPGEVTWPAAVVGEGDLVAVGTRGGQLVLTHASGRPYATYAARDEVTAPATFIGGAVLYGGWDGTLRRVRLGDGAEGWLHQARAEFTGAPTLWGERVLATSRDGHLHALHAASGELAWAYRAAGPVAASPVVWAGAALLCDENGWLHALDAREGTPLWKVEVGTVHATPALAPTGPGEATLIVPTWPGEVHALSLSAASGRAALAQPEPTLWTYDVEDEIWAAPAVTGNLAVVAGWGGTVRALRLSDGEDVWAFALGGRVTASPVVSAGLVFLASEEGELVALDVRSGKVRWRRQEREGVQATPLAAGGTLYVAFMNGTLRAYRGGPEEHGTGT